The following are from one region of the Paenibacillus sp. JZ16 genome:
- the purR gene encoding pur operon repressor: MKKLKRSERLVDMTQYLLSKPHTLIPLTTFAERYGAAKSSISEDLAIIKDVFESEGLGELQTLAGAAGGVRYIPKLRKDHALRFAEELCQQLQQSDRILPGGYLYMSDLLGQPSLMNEAGKIIATAFADRDIDVVMTVETKGIPLAYATAAQLNLPVVLVRRDHQVTEGSAVSINYVSGSHKSIHTMSLSRRALKERSRVLIVDDFMKAGGTIQGMVDLLGEFNAEVAGVGVLVESGAVETEERLLEDYISLAILSDVDSKTKRITVNPGNYFEK, translated from the coding sequence GTGAAAAAATTAAAACGAAGCGAACGATTGGTCGATATGACCCAATATTTACTATCTAAACCGCATACGCTGATTCCGCTGACGACGTTCGCCGAGCGATATGGAGCAGCCAAGTCATCCATCAGTGAGGATTTGGCGATTATTAAGGACGTGTTCGAGAGTGAGGGACTCGGAGAGCTCCAGACCCTGGCCGGCGCAGCGGGAGGAGTCAGATACATTCCGAAGCTGCGCAAAGATCATGCCTTGCGGTTTGCGGAGGAGCTGTGCCAGCAGCTTCAGCAATCAGATCGGATTTTGCCGGGCGGATATTTGTACATGTCTGATCTGCTTGGACAACCTTCGCTGATGAACGAGGCGGGCAAGATCATTGCCACGGCGTTCGCCGACCGGGATATCGATGTGGTCATGACCGTAGAGACCAAAGGGATTCCACTGGCTTATGCGACAGCGGCCCAACTGAACCTGCCGGTCGTACTAGTTCGCCGGGACCATCAAGTGACCGAAGGGTCGGCCGTAAGCATCAATTATGTGTCGGGCTCGCACAAGAGCATCCATACCATGTCATTATCCCGCCGGGCGCTCAAGGAACGCTCCCGCGTGCTGATCGTGGATGATTTTATGAAGGCAGGCGGGACCATTCAGGGAATGGTTGACCTGCTGGGTGAATTTAATGCTGAAGTCGCAGGTGTCGGTGTGCTGGTAGAGTCGGGAGCGGTGGAAACCGAGGAAAGACTTCTGGAGGACTATATTTCACTGGCCATCTTAAGCGATGTGGACTCCAAAACGAAGAGAATTACCGTCAACCCTGGTAATTATTTCGAAAAATAG
- a CDS encoding small, acid-soluble spore protein, alpha/beta type: MSRRRRSIMSDQLKTELAKELGFYDTVEKEGWGGIKAKDAGNMVKRAIELAERAARKSDL, from the coding sequence ATGAGCAGGAGAAGACGAAGCATTATGTCCGATCAATTGAAGACCGAATTGGCTAAGGAATTGGGATTCTACGATACCGTGGAAAAAGAAGGCTGGGGAGGCATTAAGGCCAAGGATGCCGGCAACATGGTAAAACGGGCGATTGAGCTCGCCGAGCGGGCAGCCCGCAAATCCGATCTGTAA
- the ispE gene encoding 4-(cytidine 5'-diphospho)-2-C-methyl-D-erythritol kinase: MKIYEKAPAKINLMLDVLHKRPDGFHEVEMVMTMIDLADRLEMSEQKRDTIIITSQAGYIPLDEKNLAFQAARLIKERYDVKQGVHIHLDKKIPVAAGLAGGSSDAAATLRGLNRLWGLGIPQEELLALGAELGSDVPFCVTGGTALATGRGEVLTPIPNPPQCWVIVAKPPINVSTAEVYGRLRSEQIQRHPSAERMVEALTQGNFQQMCQSLGNVLEEVTLKMHPEVQQLKEGMLKLGADGALMSGSGPTVFGLVSKESKVARIYNGLRGFCKEVYAVRLLT, translated from the coding sequence TTGAAAATATACGAAAAAGCACCGGCCAAAATCAATTTGATGCTGGATGTACTTCATAAACGTCCTGACGGCTTTCATGAGGTAGAGATGGTCATGACGATGATCGACCTCGCCGATCGGCTCGAAATGTCCGAACAGAAGCGGGACACCATCATCATCACCTCACAGGCAGGGTACATACCGTTGGACGAGAAGAATTTGGCCTTTCAGGCAGCAAGACTAATTAAAGAGCGCTACGACGTGAAACAGGGTGTACATATTCACCTGGACAAAAAAATTCCCGTTGCCGCTGGACTGGCAGGAGGCAGCAGTGATGCAGCGGCAACACTGCGCGGCTTGAACCGCCTCTGGGGACTGGGTATCCCCCAGGAGGAGCTGCTCGCGCTGGGGGCAGAGCTCGGCTCGGATGTGCCGTTCTGCGTAACGGGCGGCACCGCACTGGCTACAGGGCGCGGCGAGGTACTCACGCCGATCCCGAATCCGCCGCAGTGCTGGGTGATCGTGGCGAAGCCGCCGATCAACGTGTCGACGGCGGAAGTGTACGGACGTTTGCGCAGCGAGCAGATTCAGCGCCACCCATCGGCAGAGCGCATGGTAGAGGCGCTTACGCAAGGCAACTTCCAGCAGATGTGTCAATCGCTGGGTAACGTTCTGGAGGAGGTTACCTTGAAGATGCACCCGGAAGTTCAGCAGCTGAAGGAAGGAATGCTGAAATTGGGAGCTGACGGCGCGCTCATGTCCGGAAGCGGTCCTACGGTCTTCGGCTTGGTCTCCAAGGAATCCAAGGTAGCCCGGATTTACAATGGCCTGCGGGGATTCTGCAAGGAAGTGTATGCCGTTCGCCTGCTGACTTAG
- the spoVG gene encoding septation regulator SpoVG, whose amino-acid sequence MQITDVRLRRVNSEGRMKAIASITIDNEFVVHDIRVIDGNNGMFVAMPSKRTPDGEFRDIAHPISSGTREKIQSAVLAEYERAATEEEVIEEGA is encoded by the coding sequence ATGCAAATTACGGATGTCAGACTCCGCCGTGTTAACTCTGAGGGGAGAATGAAGGCAATCGCATCCATTACCATCGATAATGAATTTGTCGTTCACGACATTCGCGTCATCGACGGAAACAATGGAATGTTTGTTGCAATGCCGAGCAAACGCACTCCTGATGGAGAATTCCGCGACATTGCCCATCCCATTTCTTCCGGTACTCGCGAGAAAATTCAATCGGCTGTATTGGCCGAGTATGAGCGAGCGGCTACTGAAGAAGAAGTGATTGAAGAAGGCGCTTAA